The Gimibacter soli genome includes a region encoding these proteins:
- a CDS encoding phosphoribosyl-ATP diphosphatase: protein MKTSAATFVALAETIEARKGCDPKASYVASLFAKGRAKIAQKVGEEAVETAMAVAAGDDKALVSESADLMFHLMVLLSAHGLSLDDIAAELARREGLSGLVEKANRAP from the coding sequence ATGAAAACGAGCGCCGCCACCTTCGTGGCCCTGGCAGAGACGATCGAGGCCCGCAAGGGTTGCGATCCGAAGGCGAGCTATGTCGCCAGCCTCTTTGCCAAAGGACGGGCCAAGATCGCCCAGAAGGTAGGGGAAGAAGCCGTCGAAACCGCAATGGCGGTGGCAGCCGGCGACGACAAGGCCCTCGTTTCCGAAAGTGCGGACCTGATGTTCCACCTGATGGTGCTTCTGTCGGCGCACGGCCTGAGCCTCGACGATATCGCCGCCGAGCTTGCCCGGCGCGAAGGCCTTTCCGGCCTCGTCGAGAAGGCGAACCGGGCTCCATGA